The genomic window CCGACGGAACCCCGCCACCCTTGCTGCCAAGTGGCCAGAATGTCGCCTTCCGCTCACCACACGGCGTCGGCTTCCGCAACTATATCTCTCGAGGCTCAATCACGCGGCCTACAGACTCCCTGTGTACGCTTCACAGACTGGGTTACCCCAACACTGTGCAACACTCGGTTCCAGCTGCCAGCACGCTTGGCCGGACAGGATTGGTTACCCGTTGGGTCCCAATAAGAAGTTTCAGCAATATTAATCGCATCCCTTCCTTCCAGGCTTGGCATCTATTCTATGTACCTCATAAATTCGTCCTCTGCATATTGTTGAAGCATCACCCTCACGAAAGCTCTGACCGCCAGCTCAATGTGAGCAAGAAAATCACCAAGATTTTCAAACTGATAACCATCTTCATCCAGTTCATCTGTAAATGCAACTTGATCAATAACCTCTTGCTCTGCTATCCTCTTTTCCATAGGGCTTCTCCTTCCTCTCATCGGTCCCTTCCAGGACCTTTGGTTTTGTTCTATGGGAAGGTTAAGCCCTTGAATTTTCAGGTGCAAAAAATTTTACACGATTTTTGAAACACTACCCCCAAAAGAGAGAAGGGACCATGAAAATAGAAAATTTGCCTCGATTCCATCTGGCGGACATGAATACACCACTTGAAGAAATGAAAAGGATGAGAGCCAAGCTGGGCGGGCCTAAATTGTTCATCAAACGTGATGATCTCATCGGGCTGGCTATGGGTGGCAACAAAATCCGGAAACTCGAATTCCTGATAGGCGATGCATTGTCCAAAGGAGCCGATACTCTGATCACCGCCGGCGGCATACAATCCAACCATTGCCGGTTGACTGCAGCTGCCGCCGTAAAGGCGGGGTTGGCATGTGAACTGGTTATTTCCGGTGAACCGCCTGAACTGCCTGACGGAAATTTGCTGTTGGACAGGCTCTTTGGGGCTAATGTCAACTGGTGTACCCGCGAGCAGCGAGACGCGGAAATGGAGGCGGTTGCCGATAGACTCCGCGCTGAGGGACGCAGACCTTACGTGATTCCCGTTGGAGGCTCCAACAATGTGGGAACCGTAGGTTATGTTCTGGCAATGGGGGAATTGGTGCAACAATTGAGGCAGCACGAACTGAGGGTGGATTACGTGGTGGTTGCCAGCAGTTCCGGAGGAACGCAAGCCGGTTTGATGCTGGGCGCAGAGATTTTCGGGTTTAAAGGTAAGATTCTGGGAATCAGCATCGATCAGGTGAAAACGGGCAAAGCGGCTTTTCCTCCAGTGTTGGCCCATATTGCCAATACAACGGCGGACAGGCTTGGGACAGACATCAAACTCAGAGAGCAGGATTTTATGCTCAATTGCGATTATCTTGGCGCCGGATATGCCGTCCCCGGGGATCTTGAAAGAGAAGCCATTGAAACGACCAGTCGGACGGAAGGCATTTTGCTGGGTCCGGTTTACACTGGTCGTGCCATGGGCGGCATGTTTGATATCATTCGCAAAGGATTTTTTCAGCCCGAAGAGACAGTGGTTTTTTGGCATACCGGCGGGACACCTGAATTATTTGCTTATAATCATGAATTTATATGAGGCCGGTGAGGAAAGGCATATATGCAACAAGTTGTTTTCAGCAGCAGAACCGAACTAAAGCGTCACACCGACATGATATCCGGGCCTTGGGTGGAAGTGGATCTGGATGCGATCGCCCATAACTACCGGCAGATCCAAAACATATGTAACGTTCCGTTGATGCCGGTTATCAAGGGTAATGCTTATGGTCACGGACATATCGAAGTCGGCCGCTTTCTGGAGAAAATCGGCGCACACAGCCTCTGTGTGGGTTATTTGAGAGAAGCGGTGGCGCTTCGCGAGGCCGGAATCACCTGCCCGATTCTGAATCTCGGTCCTTTTTCACCCAAAGAAGCTGAAACCATAATCACCCAAAATATCTCTCAATCCGTATTTACAGATCATGTTGATCACCTGGATCAGACTGCAGGGCGACTGGGGAAAGTGGCACGTGTCCATATCAAAATTGACACAGGCCTGGGTCGTGTGGGAGTACCTTATGATTCGGCTCAGGACTATATAAGACACGTTGCCGGGCTCTCTAAGATACGGATAGAAGGTGTGTTCACGACCCTGACAGAGGATCAATCCTTTGATCACGAACAACTTCGGCGATTCAATACCATTGTCGAATCGGCAGCAGATCAAAGCATTGACCTTGGGCTGCGGCATGCCGCCTCCAGCGCGGCAATCCTGGAGTACCCTGAATCCCATTTGGATCTGGTCCGCCCGGGTATTACGATATTCGGTCATTATCCATCCACAAAGGAGTTCAGGAAACGCCGGATCGAATTAAAACCGGCCCTCTCACTCAAAGCACGGGTATCCTGTGTCAAAATATTAAAGAAAGGGGATGCAGTAGCCTATCATCGTATTTATCGGGCCGAGGAGGATCAGTTGATGATCACCGGCGCCATAGGTTATCCGGACGGGTATCCTTCTCACATTGCAAACAAGGCGCAGTGCATAATCCGCGGTCGCCCCTATCCACTCGTAGCAACCGTCACTGCAAACAATATATATATCCAAGGAAATGTTGACGCGGAAGTAGCCGTGGGGGATGAAATACTCCTGATGGGCGGCGGACGGAATGGACCGGTCTCGGTTGAATCCCTTGCGGAGATTTCGGAACTGTCTGAGTATAAACTATTGGCCGGACTCAACCCTTTGCTACACCGCTTCTATTACTCAACCCAACTATAAGGTCAAATATTTCGAATTTACAAAATATCCAGTTTGCTAACCAGTCCCCCAAATTTCCTTCTAACAGGGTATTGAAAAACTACTGCGCTTGCTGCGTTTTTCAAAGGTCTCTTTATCATCACCTGATAAGGAA from Deltaproteobacteria bacterium includes these protein-coding regions:
- a CDS encoding D-cysteine desulfhydrase family protein, which translates into the protein MKIENLPRFHLADMNTPLEEMKRMRAKLGGPKLFIKRDDLIGLAMGGNKIRKLEFLIGDALSKGADTLITAGGIQSNHCRLTAAAAVKAGLACELVISGEPPELPDGNLLLDRLFGANVNWCTREQRDAEMEAVADRLRAEGRRPYVIPVGGSNNVGTVGYVLAMGELVQQLRQHELRVDYVVVASSSGGTQAGLMLGAEIFGFKGKILGISIDQVKTGKAAFPPVLAHIANTTADRLGTDIKLREQDFMLNCDYLGAGYAVPGDLEREAIETTSRTEGILLGPVYTGRAMGGMFDIIRKGFFQPEETVVFWHTGGTPELFAYNHEFI
- the alr gene encoding alanine racemase; the encoded protein is MQQVVFSSRTELKRHTDMISGPWVEVDLDAIAHNYRQIQNICNVPLMPVIKGNAYGHGHIEVGRFLEKIGAHSLCVGYLREAVALREAGITCPILNLGPFSPKEAETIITQNISQSVFTDHVDHLDQTAGRLGKVARVHIKIDTGLGRVGVPYDSAQDYIRHVAGLSKIRIEGVFTTLTEDQSFDHEQLRRFNTIVESAADQSIDLGLRHAASSAAILEYPESHLDLVRPGITIFGHYPSTKEFRKRRIELKPALSLKARVSCVKILKKGDAVAYHRIYRAEEDQLMITGAIGYPDGYPSHIANKAQCIIRGRPYPLVATVTANNIYIQGNVDAEVAVGDEILLMGGGRNGPVSVESLAEISELSEYKLLAGLNPLLHRFYYSTQL